The Ziziphus jujuba cultivar Dongzao chromosome 7, ASM3175591v1 genome includes a region encoding these proteins:
- the LOC107423843 gene encoding endoribonuclease Dicer homolog 1, producing MADEARVSNNPIPIRSLGTEEVRPSYWLDACEDISCDLIGGLVDFGDTSIAPDSTANREAENCNQEEDGLVNDFFGGLDHILDSIKNGAGLPSLQDFNSLADTITPTAFGNGTRSCSVGEACLQNGGASGISKAVVQVEGSIAAPNGTITNQNGGRNSEFNGEAGRGIKLVNGNGEHKQHRRQHEVSENGLQKYENVNPNEVVARGRDVESDERCSMRARYGNCKNDKYCLGRGQYHPRERERERERCFSRKRPRDLDDIDRRDRDYVRRKEHYSNNRRDGRDRDWRDREPKGYWERDKSGSNEMVFRIGSYEGDRHREGKVANDKNQECNGKAENKPEEPKETIPEEQARKYQLDVLEQAKNKNTIAFLETGAGKTLIAVLLIRSLFNDLQKQNKKLLAVFLVPKVPLVYQQAEAIRERTGYQVGHYCGEMGQDFWDSRRWQREFDSKQVLVMTAQILLNILRHSIIKMEAINLLILDECHHAVKKHPYSLVMSEFYHTTPKEKRPSVFGMTASPVNLKGVSNQVDCAIKIRNLESKLDSIVCTVKDRKELEKHVPMPSERVVEYDKAATLWSLHEQIKQMEIEVEEAAKASSRRSKWQFMGARDAGAKEEMRQVYGVSERTESDGAVNLIQKLRAVNYALGELGQWCAYKVALSFLTALQNDERANYQLDVKFQESYLSKAVSLLQCHLSEGAVSDKETKVTNSENEVPEEGSAPDDIEEGELPDSHVVSGGEHVDVIIGAAVADGKVTPKVQSLIKILLTYQHTEDFRAIIFVERVVSALVLPKVFAELPSLSFVKCASLIGHNNSQEMRSCQMQDTIAKFRDGRVTLLVATSVAEEGLDIRQCNVVIRFDLAKTVLAYIQSRGRARKPGSDYILMVERGNLSHEAFLRNARNSEETLRKEAIERTDLSTLKDTSRLISVDLTPGTMYQVETTGAVVSLNSAVGLIHFYCSQLPSDRYSILRPEFVMVRHEKPGGPTEYSCKLQLPCNAPFETLEGPICSSMRLAQQAVCLAACKKLHEMGAFTDMLLPDKGSGEEIEKVDQNDEGDPLPGTARHREFYPEGVANILQGEWILYGRDVCDNSKLLRLYMYAVKCVNIGSSKDPFLTQVSEFAVLFGNELDAEVLSMSMDLFIARTMTTKSSLVFRGSIDITQNELASLKSFHVRLMSIVLDVDVEPSTTPWDPAKAYLFVPMVGDNSVDPIREIDWDLVKKIINTDAWCNPLQRARPDVYLGTNERTLGGDRREYGFGKLRNGMAFGQKSHPTYGIRGAVAQYDVVKASGLVPNRNALEMQRHVDLSKGKLMMADTCTTAEDLVGKIVTAAHSGKRFYVDSIRYDMTAENSFPRKEGYLGPLEYSSYADYYKQKYGVELAYKRQPLIRGRGVSYCKNLLSPRFEHAEGESEETLDKTYYVFLPPELCLVHPLPGSLVRGAQRLPSIMRRVESMLLAVQLRDVINYPVPASKILEALTAASCQETFCYERAELLGDAYLKWVVSRFLFLKYPQKHEGQLTRMRQQMVSNMVLYHYALSKGLQSYIQADRYAPSRWAAPGVLPVFDEDIKDGESSLFDQERSLADTVHQTDHPGDGYEDDEMEDGELESDSSSYRVLSSKTLADVVEALIGVYYVEGGKHAAKHLMKWIGIEVEFDPDEIGCSTKPSYVPESILRSVSFDALEGALNIRFKERGLLVEAITHASRPSSGVSCYQRLEFVGDAVLDHLITRHLFFTYTNLPPGRLTDLRAAAVNNENFARVAVKHNLHMHLRHGSNALERQIRDFVKEVQSELSKPGFNSFGLGDCKAPKVLGDIVESIAGAVFLDSGHDTAVVWRVFQPLLHPMVTPETLPMHPVRELQERCQQQAEGLEYKATRSGNLATVEVFIDGVQVGVAQNPQKKMAQKLAARNALAALKAKESAEAKDKDDDDDDTGKKKKNGSQTFTRQTLNDICLRRNWPMPFYRCVNEGGPAHAKRFTFAVRVNTTDRGWTDECVGEPMPSVKKAKDSAAVLLLELLNKLYSS from the exons ATGGCGGATGAAGCTAGGGTTTCAAACAACCCTATACCTATTCGTTCCTTGGGTACGGAGGAGGTGAGACCTTCTTACTGGCTAGACGCTTGCGAAGATATTTCCTGCGACCTAATCGGCGGTTTGGTGGATTTCGGTGATACTTCAATTGCGCCCGACTCCACGGCAAACCGCGAAGCTGAAAATTGCAATCAGGAGGAGGACGGACTTGTTAACGATTTCTTCGGAGGGCTGGATCACATTCTCGATAGTATAAAAAATGGAGCTGGACTTCCTTCGCTGCAGGACTTCAATAGCCTTGCTGATACTATTACTCCTACGGCCTTTGGCAATGGGACACGAAGTTGCAGCGTCGGGGAAGCTTGCTTACAGAATGGTGGGGCGTCAGGGATTTCCAAGGCCGTGGTGCAGGTTGAGGGCTCGATTGCCGCACCTAATGGTACCATTACCAACCAAAATGGTGGCCGGAATTCCGAGTTTAATGGTGAAGCTGGCCGTGGGATTAAGTTGGTCAATGGAAATGGGGAACACAAGCAGCATCGCCGCCAGCACGAGGTTAGTGAAAATGGACTTCAGAAGTATGAGAACGTGAATCCCAATGAGGTTGTTGCGAGGGGAAGAGATGTGGAAAGTGATGAAAGATGCAGCATGAGAGCTCGATATGGCAACTGCAAGAACGATAAGTATTGCTTGGGAAGAGGACAATATCATCCCAGGGAgagggaaagggaaagggaaagatGCTTTAGCAGGAAAAGGCCGCGCGATTTGGACGATATTGATAGGAGGGATAGGGACTATGTTAGGAGAAAAGAGCATTACAGTAACAATAGAAGGGATGGAAGAGACAGGGATTGGAGGGATAGGGAACCAAAGGGTTATTGGGAGAGGGATAAGTCAGGGTCCAATGAGATGGTTTTCCGCATTGGTAGCTATGAAGGTGATAGGCATAGAGAGGGGAAGGTAGCTAATGATAAAAACCAGGAATGCAATGGAAAAGCAGAGAATAAACCTGAAGAACCTAAAGAAACAATACCTGAGGAGCAGGCCCGGAAATATCAATTGGACGTCCTTGAACAAGCTAAGAACAAAAACACTATAGCTTTCCTTGAAACAGGGGCTGGGAAGACACTCATTGCTGTCCTCCTCATCAGGAGCCTTTTCAATGATTTGCAAAAGCAAAACAAGAAGTTGCTAGCTGTATTTCTAGTACCTAAGGTTCCACTTGTTTATCAG CAAGCAGAAGCTATACGTGAGCGAACTGGCTATCAAGTGGGCCATTATTGTGGTGAAATGGGTCAAGATTTCTGGGATTCTCGAAGATGGCAGCGAGAGTTCGATTCAAAGCAG GTGCTAGTTATGACAGCTCAAATTCTACTAAACATTCTGAGGCACAGTATAATAAAGATGGAAGCCATAAATCTCTTGATTCTAGACGAGTGTCATCATGCTGTGAAGAAACATCCATATTCTTTGGTGATGTCTGAGTTCTATCATACAACTCCAAAGGAGAAGAGACCTTCTGTATTTGGAATGACTGCTTCTCCTGTTAACTTAAAGG GTGTTTCCAACCAAGTAGATTGTGCAATAAAGATTCGTAATCTTGAAAGCAAACTAGATTCCATAGTTTGCACTGTAAAAGACCGTAAAGAGCTGGAAAAACATGTTCCAATGCCCTCGGAAAGAGTAGTGGAGTATGACAAAGCAGCTACCTTATGGTCCCTTCACGAACAGATAAAACAAATGGAAATTGAAGTTGAAGAAGCTGCAAAGGCTAGCTCTAGAAGAAGTAAATGGCAATTTATGGGAGCCAGAGATGCTGGGGCCAAGGAAGAGATGCGACAAGTTTATGGTGTGTCAGAAAGAACAGAAAGTGATGGGGCagttaatttaattcaaaagtTAAGAGCCGTCAATTATGCTCTTGGTGAATTGGGTCAGTGGTGTGCATACAAG GTTGCACTATCTTTCTTGACGGCTTTACAAAATGATGAGAGGGCAAATTACCAGCTAGATGTCAAGTTTCAAGAATCCTACCTGAGTAAAGCTGTATCTCTCTTGCAATGCCATTTATCAGAAGGAGCTGTTTCCGACAAGGAAACAAAAGTTACAAACTCAGAGAATGAAGTCCCTGAAGAGGGAAGTGCCCCTGATGACATTGAGGAGGGAGAGCTTCCTGACAGTCATG TTGTCTCAGGTGGGGAGCATGTGGATGTGATTATAGGAGCCGCTGTAGCTGATGGAAAAGTGACCCCAAAGGTGCAGTCACTAATTAAAATACTTCTTACATATCAGCACACTGAAGATTTTCGTGCAATCATCTTTGTTGAGCGAGTTGTGTCAGCTTTGGTTCTTCCTAAG GTCTTTGCAGAGCTTCCGTCTCTGAGTTTTGTTAAGTGTGCAAGTTTGATTGGTCATAACAATAGTCAGGAAATGCGGAGTTGCCAAATGCAGGACACAATTGCGAAATTCCGGGATGGCCGT GTTACATTGTTAGTTGCCACTAGTGTTGCTGAGGAAGGACTTGATATTCGGCAATGTAATGTTGTTATTCGCTTTGACCTTGCAAAAACTGTTTTGGCTTACATTCAGTCTAGGGGCCGTGCAAGAAAGCCTGGGTCGGATTACATCTTGATGGTTGAGAG gggAAATCTGTCCCATGAAGCCTTCTTAAGGAATGCCAGGAATAGTGAGGAGACTTTACGTAAAGAAGCAATTGAGAGAACTGACCTGAGTACTCTAAAGGACACTTCAAGGCTAATTTCAGTGGATTTAACACCGGGTACAATGTATCAGGTGGAGACAACAGGTGCTGTTGTGAGCTTAAACTCTGCTGTTGGACTCATCCATTTCTACTGCTCTCAGCTGCCTAGTGatag GTATTCAATACTTCGTCCCGAGTTTGTTATGGTGAGGCATGAGAAGCCAGGAGGTCCCACTGAATATTCATGCAAGCTTCAACTTCCTTGCAATGCGCCATTTGAGACCCTTGAGGGTCCTATATGCAGTTCAATGCGCCTTGCTCAACAG GCTGTATGCTTGGCTGCTTGCAAGAAGCTCCATGAGATGGGAGCATTTACTGACATGCTCTTGCCAGACAAGGGAAGTGGGGAAGAAATAGAAAAGGTAGATCAGAATGATGAAGGAGATCCACTTCCTGGGACTGCTAGGCACAGAGAGTTCTATCCTGAAGGTGTAGCTAATATTCTCCAG GGTGAATGGATCTTATATGGAAGAGATGTTTGTGACAATTCCAAACTGCTTCGTCTCTACATGTATGCAGTGAAATGTGTAAACATAGGCTCTTCTAAAGATCCATTCTTGACTCAGGTTTCAGAATTTGCTGTGCTTTTTGGCAATGAGCTGGATGCAGAG GTCTTATCGATGTCGATGGATCTATTTATCGCTCGAACCATGACTACAAAGTCTTCTCTTGTCTTCAGGGGGTCAATAGATATCACACAGAATGAG TTGGCATCCCTTAAGAGTTTTCATGTACGATTGATGAGCATTGTACTGGATGTGGATGTTGAACCTTCCACCACTCCTTGGGATCCTGCAAAGGCATATTTGTTTGTCCCTATGGTTGGCGATAATTCTGTAGATCCTATTAGGGAAATTGACTGGGAtctggttaaaaaaataattaatacagaTGCATGGTGCAATCCCCTTCAAAGAGCTCGACCAGATGTTTACCTTGGCACAAATGAACGAACATTAGGGGGAGATAGAAGGGAGTATGGGTTTGGGAAATTGCGTAATGGCATGGCTTTTGGGCAGAAATCCCATCCCACATATGGGATTAGAGGAGCTGTGGCACAATATGATGTTGTGAAGGCTTCCGGACTGGTTCCTAATCGGAATGCCCTTGAAATGCAAAGGCATGTGGATTTGTCCAAAGGCAAACTGATGATGGCGGATACTTGTACCACTGCAGAAGATTTGGTTGGGAAAATTGTAACTGCTGCTCACTCAGGGAAAAGGTTTTATGTAGATTCAATACGCTATGATATGACTGCAGAGAACTCTTTCCCAAGGAAGGAAGGCTATCTTGGCCCTCTGGAGTACAGCTCATATGCTGATTACTACAAGCAAAA GTATGGAGTTGAGTTAGCGTATAAGCGACAGCCTCTTATAAGAGGACGAGGTGTCTCGTACTGTAAGAATCTTCTGTCTCCTCGATTTGAACATGCTGAAG gtgaatCTGAGGAGACTCTTGACAAAACATACTATGTATTTCTTCCTCCTGAGTTGTGTTTAGTACACCCACTGCCTGGATCACTTGTTCGTGGAGCCCAGCGATTACCCTCAATAATGAGGAGGGTTGAAAGCATGCTTCTTGCTGTGCAGCTCAGGGATGTAATCAACTACCCTGTCCCTGCTTCAAAG ATCTTGGAAGCCTTGACTGCTGCTTCATGCCAGGAGACATTTTGCTATGAAAGAGCAGAGCTTCTGGGTGATGCTTACCTGAAATGGGTAGTTAGtagatttctttttcttaaatacCCTCAAAAACATGAAGGTCAGCTTACTAGAATGAGGCAACAAATGGTGAGCAATATGGTTCTATATCATTATGCTTTGAGTAAAGGACTTCAATCATATATCCAAGCAGATCGCTATGCTCCATCTCGATGGGCTGCTCCTGGGGTGTTGCCTGTCTTTGATGAGGATATCAAAGATGGAGAATCATCCTTATTTGATCAGGAGAGATCACTTGCTGATACTGTACATCAAACAGATCATCCGGGAGATGGATATGAGGATGATGAAATGGAGGATGGTGAGCTTGAGAGCGATTCTAGTTCTTACAGAGTTCTATCAAGCAAGACACTTGCAGATGTTGTTGAAGCACTTATTGGGGTTTATTACGTAGAAGGTGGGAAGCATGCTGCTAAACACCTTATGAAATGGATTGGAATTGAGGTAGAGTTTGATCCTGATGAAATAGGATGCTCAACAAAGCCATCCTATGTTCCAGAGAGTATACTTAGGAGTGTCAGCTTTGATGCCTTGGAAGGTGCTTTAAACATAAGGTTTAAAGAGAGGGGCCTGTTGGTGGAAGCCATTACCCATGCTTCCCGACCATCTTCTGGAGTATCCTGCTATCAACGATTGGAGTTTGTTGGTGATGCAGTCTTAGATCATCTCATTACAAGGCATTTGTTCTTCACATACACAAATCTGCCTCCAGGCCGGTTGACTGACCTGAGAGCTGCTGCTGtaaacaatgaaaattttgCACGTGTAGCTGTGAAACATAATCTCCATATGCACCTTCGCCATGGCTCAAATGCCCTTGAAAGACag ATTCGAGATTTTGTGAAGGAAGTTCAATCCGAATTGTCAAAGCCAGGGTTCAACTCTTTTGGTCTGGGAGATTGCAAAGCTCCAAAAGTTCTTGGTGACATTGTTGAATCTATTGCGGGTGCTGTATTTCTTGACAGTGGCCATGATACTGCTGTTGTCTGGAGG GTGTTTCAACCTCTGTTGCATCCAATGGTTACTCCGGAGACACTCCCAATGCATCCTGTGCGTGAGCTGCAAGAGCGATGTCAGCAACAGGCAGAAGGGTTAGAATATAAAGCCACTCGAAGTGGCAATTTAGCCACAGTTGAAGTGTTCATTGATGGTGTCCAGGTAGGAGTTGCTCAGAATCCACAGAAAAAGATGGCACAGAAACTAGCAGCGAGGAATGCACTTGCTGCATTGAAAGCGAAGGAGAGTGCAGAAGCAAAAGacaaggatgatgatgatgatgatactgggaagaagaaaaagaatggcAGCCAAACATTTACAAGACAAACGTTGAATGATATATGCTTACGTCGAAATTGGCCCATGCCATTCTATCG GTGTGTGAATGAGGGTGGACCTGCACATGCCAAGAGATTCACGTTTGCTGTACGTGTGAATACGACTGACCGGGGCTGGACCGATGAGTGTGTGGGAGAGCCTATGCCAAGTGTCAAGAAGGCCAAGGACTCTGCCGCAGTTCTTCTCTTGGAACTTTTAAATAAGTTGTACTCATCATGA
- the LOC107423819 gene encoding soluble inorganic pyrophosphatase 1: protein MSDDKEKEKDANRSTVPRLNERILSSLSRRSVAAHPWHDLEIGPTAPHIFNCVVEITKGSKVKYELDKKTGLIKVDRILYSSVVYPHNYGFIPRTLCEDNDPLDVLILMQEPVLPGCFLRAKAIGLMPMIDQGEKDDKIIAVCADDPEYKHYTDIKELAPHRLSEIRRFFEDYKKNENKEVAVNDFLPSTTALEAIQYSMDLYAEYILHTLRR from the exons ATGAGTGacgataaagaaaaagaaaaagatgctaATCGCAGCACTGTTCCACGGTTGAATGAGAGGATTCTCTCATCTTTGTCAAGGAGATCAGTTGCTGCACATCCTTGGCATGATCTTGAGATtg GACCTACGGCTCCACATATTTTCAACTGT GTGGTTGAGATAACTAAAGGTAGCAAGGTCAAATATGAACTTGACAAGAAAACAGGACTCATCAAG GTTGATCGAATTCTGTATTCATCAGTAGTCTATCCTCATAATTATGGTTTCATCCCTCGCACATTGTGTGAAGACAATGATCCACTGGATGTTTTGATTCTCATGCAG GAACCAGTTCTTCCTGGTTGTTTTCTGCGAGCCAAGGCCATAGGACTGATGCCCATGATTGACCAG GGAGAGAAAGATGATAAGATCATTGCTGTATGCGCTGATGATCCAGAGTATAAGCACTATACTGACATTAAAGAGCTCGCCCCTCACCGCCTTTCAGAGATTCGTCGCTTCTTTGAAGACT ACAAGAAGAATGAGAACAAAGAAGTTGCTGTGAACGATTTTTTACCCAGTACCACTGCCCTGGAAGCCATCCAGTACTCAAT GGACCTATATGCTGAGTACATTCTGCACACTTTGAGGAGGTAG
- the LOC107423800 gene encoding probably inactive receptor-like protein kinase At2g46850 has product MRPLLLTSFILLRLFGHLPICHSFHDQQLVVQTTLLLQNQNQSNENCGETKIPFPFHLNSPCGSVPNAFNLSCENSTALFLKVGTESYRVLEFFSDGILVDFSGPSSSCRQYNDLNSFDFTESDYFGVSVDNVIGLYDCEDSSLCKAECETIDLPGCDGKDSSSPACCYPLSDHSVWRIGDKFSVFSKFGCRGFSSWVVLPTANSGRRGVKLEWAIPRNSSKAVCAGNADIATATAVEDGVRCSCPDGFVGNGFVGNGFANGTGCIKSCIKDGREAYGSDCYSKRHSDKKLVILAGVLASIFIIASLIALFWLLKRPVKPGTYDPHRDHFHSSISFRKACRTRLFTYHELEVATKEFEEGQKLADGKNGTIFAGVLGDGSHIAVHKIKCETERDLIQVLSQIEILSAVFHRNIAHLLGCCIDLAYMPLVIYEYPANGTLEEHLHQRREPKTGLDWFRRLNIAAETASVLAFLHYEMCPPIFHNDLKSGYIFLDEHFSAKIAGFGLLSSKQEYSKNTLEGSRFQKNDVCDFGVLLLEIIAGSKSLDLPTLVLQKIRNGKLEEIVDPLLYYHEQPSFRREQIEIVADLATRCLLFGGDGKIGMVDVARELGHITKGSIDGGSKRGPVLEETFSNSSLLQMISMSPDSIHVP; this is encoded by the exons ATGCGGCCTCTGCTTCTgacttcctttattcttcttagACTTTTTGGTCACTTGCCTATTTGTCATTCTTTCCATGACCAACAACTGGTGGTCCAAACCACCCTTCTTCTTCAGAACCAGAACCAGAGCAATGAAAATTGTGGGGAAACCAAAATCCCATTTCCATTCCACTTGAACTCGCCTTGTGGGTCGGTTCCTAATGCTTTCAACCTCTCTTGTGAGAATTCCACAGCTCTTTTCCTCAAAGTTGGTACTGAAAGCTACCGAGTGCTTGAATTCTTCTCGGATGGTATACTGGTGGACTTTTCTGGCCCATCTTCTTCCTGTCGTCAATACAACGATTTGAATTCCTTTGACTTCACGGAAAGTGACTATTTTGGTGTGTCAGTTGACAATGTCATCGGGTTGTATGACTGTGAAGATTCTTCTCTGTGTAAAGCAGAATGTGAGACGATCGATTTGCCTGGTTGTGATGGCAAAGATAGTAGCTCCCCTGCTTGCTGCTATCCCTTGTCGGATCATAGTGTTTGGCGCATTGGAGACAAATTTTCAGTTTTTTCAAAGTTTGGCTGCAGGGGTTTTTCCAGTTGGGTTGTTTTGCCAACCGCAAATTCTGGAAGGCGAGGGGTTAAACTGGAATGGGCAATTCCCAGAAACTCATCCAAGGCAGTTTGTGCTGGCAATGCAGATATTGCAACTGCTACAGCAGTTGAAGATGGGGTGAGGTGCTCGTGTCCAGATGGGTTTGTTGGCAATGGGTTTGTTGGCAATGGATTTGCAAATGGGACTGGATGCATAAAAT CATGCATCAAGGACGGAAGGGAAGCATACGGCAGTGACTGCTATAGCAAACGGCACAGTGACAAGAAACTTGTGATTCTGGCAG GCGTTCTTGCTTCAATTTTCATCATTGCCTCCCTAATAGCACTCTTTTGGCTGTTAAAAAGACCAGTCAAGCCTGGCACATATGACCCTCACAGGGACCATTTTCATAGCTCCATATCTTTCAGGAAAGCTTGTAGGACTCGATTGTTCACTTACCATGAGCTCGAAGTAGCCACAAAAGAATTTGAAGAGGGTCAGAAACTAGCTGATGGAAAGAATGGCACAATCTTTGCAGGGGTTCTTGGAGATGGATCACACATTGCTGTGCACAAGATAAAATGCGAAACCGAAAGAGACTTGATTCAGGTCCTATCCCAAATTGAGATTTTATCTGCTGTGTTTCACAGGAATATAGCCCACCTTCTTGGATGCTGTATTGATTTGGCCTACATGCCACTAGTAATCTATGAGTACCCTGCAAATGGTACCCTGGAGGAACATTTGCATCAAAGAAGAGAACCAAAAACAGGTCTAGACTGGTTCAGGAGGTTGAATATTGCTGCTGAAACAGCAAGTGTTCTTGCATTCTTGCACTACGAGATGTGTCCCCCTATATTCCACAATGATCTTAAATCCGGTTACATCTTTTTAGATGAACACTTTTCAGCTAAAATTGCAGGATTTGGGCTATTGAGCTCAAAACAAGAGTATTCAAAAAACACCCTTGAAGGTTCACGTTTTCAGAAAAATGATGTTTGTGATTTTGGCGTGTTGCTTCTTGAGATAATTGCCGGTTCAAAGAGTTTGGACTTACCAACATTAGTCTTACAAAAGATAAGAAATGGGAAGCTAGAAGAGATAGTAGATCCACTTCTTTACTATCATGAACAACCTTCTTTTCGCCGCGAGCAGATAGAGATAGTTGCAGACCTTGCCAcaagatgtttgttgtttggtGGAGATGGCAAAATTGGCATGGTTGATGTTGCCAGAGAACTAGGACACATCACCAAGGGGAGCATTGATGGGGGTAGTAAGAGAGGGCCTGTCCTGGAGGAAACATTTTCGAACTCCAGCCTCCTTCAGATGATATCAATGTCTCCAGACTCTATACACGTGCCTTGA
- the LOC107423827 gene encoding serine/threonine-protein kinase ATG1a, with translation MDLGDRDLPRLIGDYILGRTIGSGSFAVVRRARHRQLGIEVAIKEIDKRQLSTKVSENLLKEISILSTINHPNIIRLFEAIQTPDKIYIVLEYCEGGDLAAYIHRHGKVSEDVARHFMRQLAAGLEVLQEKHLIHRDLKPQNLLLSTNELTPQLKIGDFGFARSLMPQGLADTLCGSPLYMAPEIIKNQKYDAKADLWSVGAILFQLVTGRPPFEGTSQFQLFQNILASTELRFPCGAVEGLHPECVDLCRSLLRQNPVERLTFKEFFGHKFLTEPGSMLDIEHSSALPSMKSMVEQAESSSASKKRSQLSSGPLNSSSRSPNSEASSIHGNIQLQRKDCESTSNITAAHGLVPNTAHDGPRKSIDRELYSSSQLKVSDSMECIEKEYVLVNAHSTVIETFSYHLETSLQVSSTTRASRLAPKPNEQDVPVMQTAELAASTVGVTGSSQNQGSVLLHTSGASTMLREVQGLSTLHPSTRLHLLHQYIQVLSELSQEKHDAGLFLESFSVELVVLAIWKKAFEICSAWLNSGSESEPPGSISANESKLVEGGAGLSPNTEEHVDFSRPSSVSTWAEQAFIVAFNRAEKLSYHIQVMDGVAQMPDAMEIIFQKALSVGTSGAVDEFENKESAAAAAYTKAILLLSFIAGEAPSLPLNPQFVLTSANKSRIQQYIKNLQSHQTNLLKSQASLKQSLDAPKK, from the exons ATGGATCTTGGGGACCGAGACCTGCCTCGTTTGATCGGGGACTACATACTGGGTCGGACAATCGGGTCGGGATCGTTCGCCGTGGTTCGGAGGGCTAGGCATCGCCAATTGGGTATTGAAGTTGCTATCAAGGAGATTGACAAGAGACAGCTTAGCACCAAAGTCAGTGAGAATTTGCTGAAAGAGATTTCTATTCTCAGCACCATCAATCACCCCAATATTATACGTCTTTTCGAGGCCATCCAA ACTCCGGACAAAATATACATTGTTCTGGAGTACTGTGAAGGTGGTGACCTTGCAGCTTATATCCATCGTCACGGGAAAGTCTCGGAAGATGTTGCCAGGCATTTTATGAGGCAGCTGG CTGCAGGACTGGAAGTACTTCAAGAAAAGCATCTCATTCACAGAGATTTGAAGCCACAG AACTTACTCTTGTCAACTAATGAATTGACTCCGCAATTGAAGATAGGAGATTTCGGTTTTGCAAG ATCCCTAATGCCTCAAGGTTTGGCTGATACACTGTGTGGTTCACCATTGTATATGGCTCCAGAGATCATTAAGAACCAAAAGTATGATGCAAAG GCTGATTTGTGGAGTGTTGGGGCAATTTTATTTCAGCTGGTGACTGGGCGGCCACCATTTGAAGGCACTAGTCAATTTCAG CTTTTTCAAAACATTTTGGCATCCACTGAGCTGCGGTTTCCATGTGGTGCCGTGGAAGGATTGCATCCAGAATGTGTTGATCTTTGTAGATCCCTTTTACGCCAAAACCCAG TTGAGAGACTAACATTCAAGGAGTTCTTTGGCCACAAGTTCCTCACAGAGCCTGG GTCAATGCTGGATATTGAGCACTCTTCTGCACTTCCGTCAATGAAATCAATGGTTGAACAGGCCGAGTCTTCTTCTGCCTCCAAGAAGAGGTCTCAATTGTCTTCTGGGCCCTTGAACTCATCTAGCAGAAGTCCAAATTCAGAAGCTTCATCTATACATGGCAACATACAGTTACAAAGAAAAGATTGTGAAAGTACATCTAATATTACGGCTGCTCATGGACTTGTGCCAAATACTGCACATGATGGACCAAGGAAATCAATTGACCGAGAGCTTTATTCATCAAGTCAGCTTAAAG TTTCTGATTCAATGGAGTGCATCGAGAAAGAATATGTTCTTGTCAATGCTCATTCTACTGTAATAGAAACTTTCTCGTATCATCTTGAAACATCTTTGCAAGTTAGTTCAACCACCAGAGCTTCTAGATTAGCTCCAAAACCGAATGAGCAGGATGTGCCAGTTATGCAAACAGCAGAACTGGCTGCAAGTACTGTTGGTGTTACTGGAAGTTCACAAAACCAGGGATCAGTTCTGTTACATACTTCTGGTGCATCAACTATGTTAAGGGAAGTTCAAGGACTATCCACATTGCATCCATCTACCAGGCTTCATTTGTTACATCAGTATATTCAGGTTCTTTCAGAGCTTTCACAAGAAAAG CATGATGCAGGACTTTTTCTAGAGTCCTTTTCAGTTGAACTAGTTGTTTTGGCTATATGGAAGAAAGCTTTTGAAATTTGCAGTGCATGGTTGAATTCCGGTTCAGAGAGTGAACCACCTGGAAGCATTTCTGCCAATGAATCCAAACTTGTTGAGGGAGGAGCAGGTTTATCGCCAAACACCGAAGAACATGTAGATTTTAGCAGGCCATCATCAGTTTCAACATGGGCAGAACAAGCATTCATTGTCGCCTTTAATCGTGCTGAGAAGTTATCTTATCATATCCAAGTTATGGATG gtGTTGCCCAGATGCCAGACGCAATGGAAATTATATTCCAAAAAGCACTATCAGTTGGGACAAGTGGTGCT GTGGATGAGTTTGAGAACAAGGAAagtgcagcagcagcagcatacACCAAGGCAATTCTCTTGCTCTCATTTATTGCAGGAGAAGCGCCATCTCTACCACTAAACCCTCAATTTGTATTAACTTCTGCAAATAAGAGTCGCATTCAGCAATACATTAAGAACTTGCAATCCCACCAAACTAACCTGCTCAAGTCGCAGGCTTCTCTTAAGCAATCCCTCGATGCTCCAAAAAAGTAA